In Balaenoptera ricei isolate mBalRic1 chromosome 7, mBalRic1.hap2, whole genome shotgun sequence, a single window of DNA contains:
- the NMI gene encoding N-myc-interactor isoform X1 translates to MPGLGTMATDEDNKKQVLKEYGPAEEFMKDEQNQKLISEIEKENTQLKEEIQKLETELQATTRNSQINEDIPETKIKFTAVENPESDSQFSNISYSCQVSSKVPYELQKGQALITFEKEEVAQNVIRMGHHHVQIQDVNVKVMASPVPLNSGVRFQVHVEVSKMKIHVTDIPDELPESQMRDKLELSFCKSRNGGGEVDCVAYDEQSRSAVVTFVESGVADKILKTKDYPLYINQNCQRVTVSPYTETYLKKFQVFSGVSKKTVLLTGLEDLQIIDEETVEDFINIHFQREKNGGGEVEVVKCSLGQPYIAYFEE, encoded by the exons ATGCCAGGACTG gGAACCATGGCAACTGATGAAGATAACAAAAAACAAGTTCTTAAGGAGTATGGGCCAGCTGAAGAATTTATGAAAGATGAACAAAACcag aaattaattagtgaaattgaaaaggaaaatactCAGTTAAAGGAGGAGATCCAAAAGCTTGAAACTGAGTTGCAAGCGACAACCAGGAACTCCCAG ATTAACGAGGATATTCCCGAAACAAAGATAAAGTTCACAGCTGTAGAGAATCCTGAGAGTGACAGCCAGTTTTCAAATATCTCCTATTCGTGTCAAGTGAGCTCAAAAGTCCCTTATGAGCTACAAAAAGGACAAGCACTTATcacctttgaaaaagaagaag TTGCCCAAAATGTGATCAGAATGGGGCACCATCATGTGCAGATACAGGATGTAAATGTGAAGGTGATGGCCAGCCCGGTTCCATTAAACTCAGGAGTCAGATTCCAG GTTCACGTAGAAGTGTCTAAAATGAAGATCCACGTTACTGACATTCCTGATGAACTGCCTGAAAGTCAGATGAGAGACAAGCTAGAACTGAGTTTTTGTAAGTCCCGCAACGGAGGCGGAGAAGTGGACTGCGTGGCGTACGACGAGCAGTCCCGGAGCGCCGTCGTCACGTTTGTGGAAAGTGGAG TTGCTGacaagattttgaaaacaaaagactATCCTCTTTATATAAATCAAAACTGCCAGAGAGTTACTGTTTCTCCATACACAGAAACATACCTGAAAAAGTTTCAG GTATTTTCAGGAGTATCTAAGAAGACAGTGCTTCTGACTGGACTGGAAGACCTTCAGataatagatgaagaaactgtagAGGATTTTATTAACATTCACTTTCAACGGGAGAAGAATGGAGGTGGAGAAGTCGAGGTAGTCAAGTGTTCCCTTGGGCAACCTTACATAGCATACTTTGAAGAATAG
- the NMI gene encoding N-myc-interactor isoform X3: protein MPGLGTMATDEDNKKQVLKEYGPAEEFMKDEQNQKLISEIEKENTQLKEEIQKLETELQATTRNSQINEDIPETKIKFTAVENPESDSQFSNISYSCQVSSKVPYELQKGQALITFEKEEVAQNVIRMGHHHVQIQDVNVKVMASPVPLNSGVRFQVHVEVSKMKIHVTDIPDELPESQMRDKLELSFCKSRNGGGEVDCVAYDEQSRSAVVTFVESGGIFRSI from the exons ATGCCAGGACTG gGAACCATGGCAACTGATGAAGATAACAAAAAACAAGTTCTTAAGGAGTATGGGCCAGCTGAAGAATTTATGAAAGATGAACAAAACcag aaattaattagtgaaattgaaaaggaaaatactCAGTTAAAGGAGGAGATCCAAAAGCTTGAAACTGAGTTGCAAGCGACAACCAGGAACTCCCAG ATTAACGAGGATATTCCCGAAACAAAGATAAAGTTCACAGCTGTAGAGAATCCTGAGAGTGACAGCCAGTTTTCAAATATCTCCTATTCGTGTCAAGTGAGCTCAAAAGTCCCTTATGAGCTACAAAAAGGACAAGCACTTATcacctttgaaaaagaagaag TTGCCCAAAATGTGATCAGAATGGGGCACCATCATGTGCAGATACAGGATGTAAATGTGAAGGTGATGGCCAGCCCGGTTCCATTAAACTCAGGAGTCAGATTCCAG GTTCACGTAGAAGTGTCTAAAATGAAGATCCACGTTACTGACATTCCTGATGAACTGCCTGAAAGTCAGATGAGAGACAAGCTAGAACTGAGTTTTTGTAAGTCCCGCAACGGAGGCGGAGAAGTGGACTGCGTGGCGTACGACGAGCAGTCCCGGAGCGCCGTCGTCACGTTTGTGGAAAGTGGAG GTATTTTCAGGAGTATCTAA
- the NMI gene encoding N-myc-interactor isoform X2, whose amino-acid sequence MATDEDNKKQVLKEYGPAEEFMKDEQNQKLISEIEKENTQLKEEIQKLETELQATTRNSQINEDIPETKIKFTAVENPESDSQFSNISYSCQVSSKVPYELQKGQALITFEKEEVAQNVIRMGHHHVQIQDVNVKVMASPVPLNSGVRFQVHVEVSKMKIHVTDIPDELPESQMRDKLELSFCKSRNGGGEVDCVAYDEQSRSAVVTFVESGVADKILKTKDYPLYINQNCQRVTVSPYTETYLKKFQVFSGVSKKTVLLTGLEDLQIIDEETVEDFINIHFQREKNGGGEVEVVKCSLGQPYIAYFEE is encoded by the exons ATGGCAACTGATGAAGATAACAAAAAACAAGTTCTTAAGGAGTATGGGCCAGCTGAAGAATTTATGAAAGATGAACAAAACcag aaattaattagtgaaattgaaaaggaaaatactCAGTTAAAGGAGGAGATCCAAAAGCTTGAAACTGAGTTGCAAGCGACAACCAGGAACTCCCAG ATTAACGAGGATATTCCCGAAACAAAGATAAAGTTCACAGCTGTAGAGAATCCTGAGAGTGACAGCCAGTTTTCAAATATCTCCTATTCGTGTCAAGTGAGCTCAAAAGTCCCTTATGAGCTACAAAAAGGACAAGCACTTATcacctttgaaaaagaagaag TTGCCCAAAATGTGATCAGAATGGGGCACCATCATGTGCAGATACAGGATGTAAATGTGAAGGTGATGGCCAGCCCGGTTCCATTAAACTCAGGAGTCAGATTCCAG GTTCACGTAGAAGTGTCTAAAATGAAGATCCACGTTACTGACATTCCTGATGAACTGCCTGAAAGTCAGATGAGAGACAAGCTAGAACTGAGTTTTTGTAAGTCCCGCAACGGAGGCGGAGAAGTGGACTGCGTGGCGTACGACGAGCAGTCCCGGAGCGCCGTCGTCACGTTTGTGGAAAGTGGAG TTGCTGacaagattttgaaaacaaaagactATCCTCTTTATATAAATCAAAACTGCCAGAGAGTTACTGTTTCTCCATACACAGAAACATACCTGAAAAAGTTTCAG GTATTTTCAGGAGTATCTAAGAAGACAGTGCTTCTGACTGGACTGGAAGACCTTCAGataatagatgaagaaactgtagAGGATTTTATTAACATTCACTTTCAACGGGAGAAGAATGGAGGTGGAGAAGTCGAGGTAGTCAAGTGTTCCCTTGGGCAACCTTACATAGCATACTTTGAAGAATAG